The Myroides phaeus DNA segment AAGATTATAGTAAATTTTGATAAGCCAATTAAGAAAGTGTCTTATGAAGATGCTGAAATTAGTAGCGATGGTAAGTCATTTACCAAAACCTTTTCGCTTACAGAGTTGATGGAGAATCCTGCTTTATTAGAGTATAAAGTGGAATTAAAGAAATAAAAAAAGCCCGATTATTTAATCGGGCTTTTTTATTATAATTTATTCATATTTCCAGCTAAAGCTTCAATGAATTTACCGATAGGTCCTTTTACCATCATCGCCATCATTGGGTTGAAGCTTCCTTCAAACTGAAGTTGAATTTCAGTATTATTAGCATCAACTTCTGTGATATTTCCTGTAAGTGTGAAAGGAAGTTTATCACTTGCAGCTCCTAAAACTATTTTAGAATGAGGTGTTTGCTCTTTCTTTTTAAGTTTAATTTCCGGCATTCCTTTTAATGCGAATATGAAAGAATCATCTCCTGTTACTTCAAATTTTGCAATTGAGTCAGGCATTAATTTTTCAAAGTTTTTCACGTCGTTTAAGGCGTTGAAAATATATTCAGCAGATTGAGGAACTGTAACTTTAGTGCTTTCTAAGTTCATAGAGATTAGTTTTTAGTCAATTATTATTGATTCCATTCTGATGGATTCTTTCTCCACTCTTGAAGAGTATCTAAGTCAGTATCAGAGATGTATTTTTGATTCACTGCATTTTCTAATAAAGAAGAATAATTGCTCAATGTAGTTAATTCAATTCCTGCATTTTTGAAATTATCTTCAGCTACTTGGAATTCGTAAGTAAAGATAGCGGCCATACCTAAGATATTAGCTCCGTTTTCTTTAAGAGCTTCCACTGCTTGTAAGCTACTTTTTCCAGTACTGATTAAGTCTTCAATTACGATAACGCTTTTTCCAGGTTCAAGTTGTCCTTCAATCTGGTTTTGTCTACCGTGTTTTTTAGGCTCAGGTCTTACATAAACAAAAGGTAAGTCAAGTGCTTCCGCAACTAATAAACCAATTCCAATAGCTCCTGTAGCAACACCAGCGATAACATCTGGTTTCCCATATTTGCTGATAATGTTGTTAGCAAACTCTTGTTTTAAGAATTTACGAATCTCTGGAAATGATAGAGTAATACGGTTGTCGCAATAAATTGGTGATTTCCATCCAGAAGCCCAAGTAAAAGGATTTTTAGGATTTAATTTAATTGCGTTAATTTGCAGAAGTAATTCGGCCGTCTTGTGTGCTGTTTCTTTATTAAAAATCATAATACAAATGTATAAAGTTTTTGTAAACGACAAACCTTTGTTTCTAACAGATAAAATCGAGAAAGAAACCGATTTTCAATTGTTCTTATTAGATAGTGTCGATATTGACAAAATTATCATTAAATATTTTCAAAATAAAATTGATAAGGCTTTTTTATACCATCCAAATGAAAAACAAATCTTAAAAAAGATAAAAGATAAGATTCCTGTGCAAAAAGCTGGAGGTGGATTGGTATATAATTCAAAAGGAGAGATTCTTTTTATTCTTCGCAGTGGTAAATGGGATTTACCTAAAGGAGGAATTGAAAAGAACGAAGAAATGGAAGAAACTGCTATTCGCGAAGTGGAAGAGGAGACAGGAGTAAACGGATTAGAGATAGTGCGTAAACTACCTAAAACCTACCATATCTTTAAACGTAATGGCAAGTACAAGTTAAAAATAACAACTTGGTATGAGATGAAAACTGATTTCGAAGGAACTCCAGTTGGACAGTTGGAAGAAGGAATTGAAAAAGCTGTGTGGTTAAACAAAGAGCAAATTAGAGAGGCAATGAATAATTCGTATGAGAATATTAAATTATTGATTGACGAGGCAGGAGTCTTGAAATAAATAAGGTTCTTGTATTCCACAAATAAGAAAAATACATATAAAAAAATCCGTTCTATCATAGAACGGATTTTTTTATATTTAAAACTTAACTGGTTCTGGAACTAATTTAGAATAGTCTCCTTTATTTCTTATAACGTCGCGTACGATACTTGAACTGATAAAAGAAGTGCTTGCAGCAGTAAGCAAAAAGACAGTTTCTATTTTAGAAAGAAAACGATTTGTATGAGCAATCGCTTTTTCAAATTCAAAATCAGCAGGGTTTCTAAGTCCTCTTAAAATAAATTGAGCATTAACTTCAAAACAATAGTCTGTTGTTAGCCCTTCATAAGTGGTTACTTTTATTTTAGGTTCGTCTTTAAAAGTTTTTTCTATAAAACGCTTTCTTTCTTCAAGAGAAAACATATACTTTTTATCAGAATTAACTCCTATTGCAACTATAATCTCATCAAACAAAGGTAATGCTCTGTTTATAATGTCATAGTGCCCATTTGTAATAGGATCAAATGAACCAGGAAAAACTGCTCTTCTCATAGTTAATAATTATTGTGCCTTTTGCAAAGCTAAAACAATTGCGTTGCCAAACAAATCAGATAAAGAGATATTCGCTTGTTTCGCTTGTTGAGGTAAGATACTTTCATTTGTCAAACCTGGAACAGTATTCATTTCTAATAAGAAAGGCACGCCGTCTACAATGATAAATTCACTGCGAGAGAATCCTTCCATTTTCAAGATTTTATAAATACGAGAAGCGATATCTTCTATTTTAGCTTTTGTAGCTTCGTCAATTCGTGCAGGAGTAATCTCTTGAGATTTACCTAAATATTTAGCTTCGTAATCAAAGAAGTCGTTTTCTGAAACAATTTCTGTAATAGGTAAAACAATTATTTCTCCTTGGTAATTGATCACACCAACAGAAACTTCAGTACCATTTAAGAAACTTTCAATAATAATTTCATTGTCTTCTTTATAAGCTGTTTCAATGGCTTGTAACAACTCTTCTGTATTCTTAGCCTTAGAGATACCAAAGCTTGAACCAGAGCGATTAGGTTTAACAAAACAAGGTAATCCTACGCGTTGAATGATAGCTTCTGTATCAATAACATCTCCTTCATTCAAATAATAAGAGATTGCTGTTTTAATACCATAAGGTTTTACAACAGATAGCATATCTCTTTTATTCATTGTTAAAGCAGCTTGATAATAATCACAAGAAGTATGAGGCATACCAATTAAATTGAAGTAAGCTTGCATTAAGCCATCTTCTCCTGGAGTACCGTGTATTGCGTTGAATACAACATCAAATGAAATCTTGTTTCCGTTGTATTGAACAGAGAAATCATTTTTATCAATTGGAAATTCGGCATTGTTTTCATCAACATAGACCCATTTGTCTTTCAGAATGTGAATTGCGTATGGGATGTATTTATTTCTATCTAAATTATCAAAGACAACTTTTCCACTTACTAATGAGATTTTATATTCGCTTGAATAACCTCCCATGATAATAGCTACATGCTTCATTTTTAATTAGTTTTATTTCTCGAGAGAGAAAATTATAGGGTACTTTGGGTAAAACAAATTTATAACAAAACATAGAAACAAAAAATGTTTTCGATTTTATATCTTTGCCCAAAATAAATAGATATGAAATTATTTGGTTTTTTAAAAAGCAAGGCTTTTTTTATTTCTCTAATCGCTGCAGTAGTTATGCTTGTAGCTGGAGTATTTTTAGCTCTTAAATGGTTAGAGAAAACAACAAATCACGGGCAACGTATTGCTGTACCATCAATTTTAAAGTTGGATACAGATCAGGCAATCCAGGTTTTAGAGAAAAACAGTTTGCGTATGGTTGTACTTGATACGGTAGATTACGATAGAGATTTTCCTCCTTTAACTATTCTTGAACAAGATCCAGAACCAAATACGGATGTAAAAGAGAATAGAAAAATATATGTTAAGATTAACGCAGCAGGTTATGGAAAAGTGATTTTACCAGAATTCGAAAAGTTAACGTACAGACAAGTTTTAGCAACTATTAAATCGTTAGGGTTAAAAGAGGGGACTATTTCTTATGAAACATTTATAGGAAAAGATGTAGTCTTGAGAGTGACTCAAAATGGTAAAGTGTTGAAAAAAGGAGATAAAGTGTCTAAAAATTCTCGAGTTGACTTTGTTTTAGGAGATGGTAGAGCAGCTTATACACAAGAAGAATTAGACGTAGCACCAGAGATTGATTAAGAAAGATATAAGAAAGATATATGCAAGAAGGTAATATTGAAGCGTTCGATGATTTAGATGGAGAATTATATGAACATTTTAGATTTGAAGCAGGAAAAGGACAGGCTCCTCTTAGAGTAGATAAGTTTTTAATGAACTTAGTAGAAAATGCTACGAGAAACAAAATCCAACAAGCTGCTGCAAATGGAAATATTTTTGTGAATGATGTACCTGTTAAATCAAATCACAAAGTGAAGTCAATGGACGTTGTACGTGTGTTGATGAAACAACCACCATTTGAAAACATCATCATACCAGAGGATATTCCGTTAGATATAGTTTATGAAGATGACGCTGTTTTAGTTATTAATAAACCAGCAGGACTTGTAGTTCATCCAGGACACGGTAATTACACAGGGACATTGGTAAATGCATTGGCTTACCATTTTGATAATCTACCTTTAAATAGTAGTGAACGTCCAGGATTAGTACACCGTATTGACAAAGATACAACAGGACTTTTAGTAGTTGCAAAAACAGAGTGGGCAATGACTGAATTGCAAAAACAGTTTGCTGCAAAAACTACGGAGCGTGAGTATATGGCAATGGTATGGGGAAATGTTGAAGAAGATGAGGGAGTAATTGAAAGCTATATCGGTCGCCACGTTAAAGACAGAATGCAAATGGCTGCTTTTGACGACGAAACTATGGGAAAATGGGCAGTTACGCATTATAAGGTAATTGAGCGTTTAGGATATGTTACTTTAGTTTCTTGTCGATTAGAAACAGGGCGTACTCACCAGATTCGTGTACATATGAAGTCTATTGGACATACCTTGTTTAACGATGAGCGTTATGGAGGAAACCTTATTTTGAAAGGAACTACATTTACGAAGTATAAACAGTTTGTAGATAATTGTTTTAGCGTTTTACCAAGACAGGCACTACACGCAAGAACATTAGGTTTTGAACATCCAATAACAAAAGAGTTTATGCGATTTGAAACTGAAATTCCTGAAGATATGCAGGAGTGTATCGCAAAATGGAAAACATACGCACAAGCATCTAACCTTGGAAACAAAGGAGAAATATAATACAGAAGGAATCAACCAGAGTTGGTTCCTTTTTTTATTTTTTAAATTAGGTATATACTTTTGATTGTAAAGTAAAGGATATTTATTTCACCTAAGTTCTATTGCATTTAAGTAAGTGGTAATGGAAGAAGTATAATAGTATCTTAAAAAAGCCCTTGTCTTCGTAAAAACACACTAAATTCATTTCTCTTTCCGAATTTATTTATTTACTTTGGTGACTTTAGATTAAAATGTTAAGTCAACTTAAAGTACATATTGAAAGTAATTTTCAAGAATTAGTAGAAAAACCATTGTTACTTGCCGTTAGTGGTGGGATAGACAGTGTCGTTTTAGTACACTTATGTCATCAATTAAAACTCAATATCGCAATAGCACATTGCAATTTCCACTTGCGTAAACAAGATAGTATAGATGATCAGGCTTTTGTAGAGCAATTGGGAAAACAATTAGATATTCCCGTTTTTGTAGCGGAGTTTCAAACAGAACAATACGCTGAGGAGAATAAGATATCTATTCAAATTGCTGCCAGAGAGTTGAGGTATGATTGGTTTAAATCCCTCATTGCAAAAGGGGAGTATAAATACTTGTTGACAGCTCATCACTTAGATGATTCTATGGAAACGTTTTTAATCAATTTATCAAGAGGAACAGGTATTGAAGGATTGTTAGGGATACCTGCTAAGAATGATTATATCAGACGTCCATTATTGCCATTTACAAGAGAGCAGATAGTTAATTACGCTGAAGAAAATAAGATTACTTGGCGTGAAGATTATACAAATGCTCAGACAAAATATCTTCGTAATAAAATCAGACAAAACATATTGCCTTTAGTAAAAGAGACCAATGATCAGTTTGCAAATTCGTTTCAAAAAACAATTGATTACTTACAGCAAACATTTGATTTAAGTGAAGATGCAAGTCGTTTATACTTTGAAAAAATAGTTAAAAGCATAGACAATCAGTTGATTATTGATATTTTAGCGCTAAAAGAATTATCTTCGCCTATAGCTTATTTATATCGCTGGTTACAGCCTTACGGATTTACAGCTTGGAGCGATATAGAAAACTTATTAGATGCTACATCAGGTAAAGTAGTTTATTCACCAACGCATATGTTGCTTAAGAATAGAGATGAACTTATTTTACAAAGTTTAGCAGATAAAGAAGAGAATAAAGAACAAATATATTTTTTAGAACCAAAACAAACATTAACCGAACCACTAAAGATTAGTATAACACCTTATGAAGAAAAAGAATTAAAAAGCGATAGTTCTGTAATTTATGTGGATGGAGATGCTTTAAAGTTTCCTTTATCTATTCGAAAATACAGAAGTGGAGATAAATTTATTCCTTTTGGGATGAAGGGCAGTAAAAAAGTAAGTAAGTTCTTTAAAGACGAGAAGTTTAGTCTGATAGATAAAGAAAATACCTATCTTTTATGCTCAGAAGATAAAATTGTATGGATTATTGGAAGTCGAATGGATGAACGATTTAAGGTAAAAAATACAACTACAAACATTTTTAAAATTCAAGTTATTTTATGAGAAAATTAGCTTATTTGCTACTTTTTTTAGTGTCATTTGTGTCAATGCAAGCACAGATTGCAAACCCTGCGAAATGGCAAACTAAAATCGAGAAGAAGTCTGACACAGAATACACTATCACTTGGGATGGTATTATTCAAGAGGGATGGCATATGTATTCTCAGCACACTCCAGATGGAGGACCACTACCTACAGAGTTTATTTATAACAACCAAGAGGGAAATTATGAGTTAGTAGGAGCGGCAAAAGAGAGTGAAACAAAAACAACGTTCAACGATATTTTTGATGTTGATGAAACTTATTTTGTAGGACCAGTAAAATTGGTTCAGGATATCAAGTTGACAAATCAAGATACACCAAATGTACAAGTTGAATTAGCATACCAAGTTTGTGAAGAAGTATGTATCAGTCAAAGTAATTTATTTGTTTTTGACTTAAAGACTTTAACTTCTGTTGAGGTTAAAAACTTTGAAGAGTACGCTACAAAAACTTCAGCAACAGATTCGAAAGATAGTGCTACAAGTGAAACAGATGGAGCAGTAGTTACAAACAAGAAAGAAGAGAAAAGAGGATTGTTTACAATCTTTATTCTTGCGTTCTTCTCTGGTTTTGCAGCTTTACTTACACCTTGTGTATTCCCTATGATTCCTATGACGGTTAGTTTCTTTACAAAACAAAGTAAAACACGTGCTAAAGGGATTAAGAATGCGATTATCTACGGATTGTCTATTATTTTTATTTATGTAATCTTAGGAACAATTGTTACTGCTATATTTGGAGCGGATTCATTAAATGCGTTATCAACTAACGTTTATTTTAATGTGATTTTCTTCTTGTTATTAGTGGTATTTGCTACGTCTTTCTTAGGAGCATTTGAAATTATGTTACCTAACTCTTGGGCGAATAAAGTAGATTCACAAGCAGATAGAGGTGGTATTATTGGTATCCTATTTATGGCTTTAGCTTTGGCTATTGTGTCGTTTTCTTGTACAGGACCTATTGTAGGAACTTTATTGGTAGAAGCAGCGTCTAAAGGAGGAATAGCACCTATTGTAGGGATGTTAGGTTTCTCATTGGCATTAGCTTTACCATTTATGTTATTTGCAATGTTCCCAGGGTGGTTAAACTCAATGCCTCGTTCTGGAGGATGGTTAAACACGGTAAAAGTATCATTAGGTTTCTTAGAGTTAGCTTTAGCTTTTAAATTCTTATCAAATGCAGACTTAGTATTACAAGCGCATTGGTTAGAAAGAGAAGTATTCTTAGCTATTTGGATTGCTATTTTTGGTGCTTGGGCATTGTACTTATTAGGAAAAATTAAATTACCTCACGATAGTCCAACAGATAGTATTTCTGTCGGAAGATTATTTATGGCTCTTTTAGTAACTACGTTTACTATTTATTTAGTACCTGGATTATGGGGAGCACCATTAAAGATTATTTCAGGTTTCCCGCCACCAATGACGTATAGTGAAAGTCCATATGGAGTTGGAGGAAAAGGTGGTTCAGCAGGTGGTGATGCAGTAGGTGTATTGCCAGATGGAGCTAAATTAGGAGCACACGATATCGTTGCTTTTACAGATTACGAAAAAGGAGTAGCTTATGCACAATCAGTAAACAAGCCTATTTTATTAGACTTTACAGGATTTGCTTGTGTTAACTGTCGTAAAATGGAAGACTACGTATGGTCAGATCCATCAGTATTGTCAATTCTTAAAAATGAAGTTGTTTTGATTTCACTTTATGTTGACGACAAAAAGGAGCTACCTGAAAATGAGCAGTATATTTCTGAGACAACAGGTAATAAAATTAAGACGATTGGTAATAAATGGAGTGATTTCCAAATGAAGAATTACCACGCTAATGCGCAACCATACTATATTATTTTAGATAGTAAAGAAAACCGATTAACTGAAGCAGTAGGATATACACCAGATGTAGATGACTACAAAGCTTGGTTAGAGAGCGGAGTTCAGAAAGTAAAATAAAACTTATCAATTAGTTAAGTACAAAGCCGAGTGATTATTTCACTCGGCTTTTTTTGTGTTATTCTGTAAATAAAAGTTTGCATTTTGAGAAAATATTAAGATATAAGTCAATACATTTGATAGCTATACTTAGGTATGCTAATCATTAACTACAAGGGAAATATTGTATTTACAATACTTGATTTCACGTGTAGATAGTGAAGGGAAGAGGAAAAGGAAAAATCAGAAAAATTGTTATAAAATGAAAAGAAGTTTAGTTGCAATCGCTTTTGGATTGTTTGCTTTGTGCACAAATGCACAGGTACACACTCCACCTACCAGTACAAAATCAGAGATTCACCAAGTAGTTGGGTTAACAGATGTAAATATAGATTATTCAAGACCTAATATGCGTGGGCGTTTAGTTTTTGGTGATTTGGTTCCTTATGGAAGACTTTGGAGAACCGGAGCAAATATGAACACTGTTGTTACCTTTGGTAATGATGTTGTTATTGGTGGTAAAACATTGAAAAAAGGTTCTTATGCCTTGTATAGTATTCCAAAAGTAGAGGAGTGGGAAATCATCTTTTACGCAGATACAAACAATTGGGGATTGCCTGAAAAATGGGATGAAAGCAAAGTAGCTCTGTCAACTAAAGTAAAAGCAATTGGTTCTGATCGCAAATTTGAAACACTGACAATTGCTGTAAATAATGTGAATATAGATTATGCTGATTTAGAGATAATGTGGGAAAAAGTAATTGTACCTATTCGCTTTACTGTTCCAACTGATCAATTGGCAATGGAAACAATAGAGGAGACTTTTTCTGGCCCTAAGGTTGTAGATTATTATGCGGCAGCAGAATACTACTACTTAACAGGAAAAGACCTTAAAAAAGCGTTAGAATGGGTAGATGCAGCAATACAGAAATCAGGAGATAAAGTGCCTTATTACTTTGTTCGTTTGAAATCTCAGATTCAAGCAAAATCAGGAGATAAAGTAGCCGCAGTAGAAACAGCTAAGCTTGCTTTAGCGTTAGCAGAAAAAGCTAATAACTTAGATTACATTAAGATAAACAAAGACGCTATAAAAGAGTGGTCTAAATAATTTTCAAAAGATAGCCGTAAAAAGCTATCTTTTTTTATGCCATATTTTTATATTTTGTAGTTAATGGTTTATCTTTGTTTTTTAACAACACATTCTAAATTATGTTAACAGAATTAAACGCTATTTCCCCAATAGATGGGCGTTACAGAAACAAGACAGTTGGACTTGCGAATTACTTTTCAGAAGAAGCACTTATTAAATACCGTGTTTTAGTTGAGGTGGAATATTTTATAGCGTTGTGTGAGCATAACGTTCCTCAATTAGCAGGAGTATCTTCAGATGTATTTCCTGAATTGCGTAAGCTATACCAAGAGTTTAGTACAGAAGACGCTTTGTGGATTAAGGAGATTGAAAAAACGACTAACCACGATGTTAAGGCAGTTGAGTACTTTATCAAAAATGCCTTTGATCAACTTAAGCTTGAGGAATACAAAGAGTTTATTCACTTTGGACTTACTTCTCAAGATATTAATAATACGGCTATTCCGTTAATGACGAAAGAAGCTTTTCACGATGTTTATATGCCTCTTTTCGTTAAGGTAGTAAACAAGTTGAAAGAGTTAAGCGTTGAGTGGAAAGACGTTCCTATGTTAGCACGTACACACGGACAACCTGCTTCTCCTACAAGATTAGGTAAAGAGTTTGACGTATTTGTTGTTCGTTTAGAAGAGCAGTTACGCTTGTTAAACAATGTTCCTTTCGCAGCTAAGTTTGGTGGGGCTACAGGTAACTTTAACGCACATAATGTTGCTTACCCAGGACACGATTGGAAACAGTTTGGAACTGATTTCGTTGAATTAACATTAGGGTTAAAACATTCGTTCCCTACAACACAGATTGAGCACTATGACCATTTTGCAGCGTTTTTTGATGCGTTAAAACGCATTAATACCATCATTATGGACTTAGATAGAGATGTGTGGACTTATGTTTCTATGGAGTACTTCAAACAGAAGATTAAAGCTGGTGAAATTGGTTCTTCTGCAATGCCACATAAAGTGAATCCTATTGACTTTGAAAACTCAGAAGGAAACTTAGGTATTGCTAACGCTATATTTGAACATTTATCGGCTAAATTGCCTTTATCGCGTTTACAACGTGACTTAACAGATAGTACAGTGTTGCGTAATATTGGTGTGCCATTAGGACATACATTAATTGCTTTTGAATCTACGTTAAAAGGATTAAATAAGTTATTGTTGAATGCTGAGAAGTTTGAGCAAGACTTAGAAAATAACTGGGCTGTAGTGGCAGAAGCTATTCAGACTATTCTAAGAAGAGAAGCTTATCCTAATCCGTATGAGGCATTAAAAGATTTAACGCGTACTAATGCAGTAATTAACAAAGAGTCTATTCACAATTTCATCGAAACGCTTGCTGTTTCAGAAGATATTAAAAATGAATTAAAAAATATTACTCCAAGTAATTACTTAGGTATTTAATATATATTATAATTAGTACTATCTTTATATTATAATTAGTACTATCTTTATTTTATAAAGAGTGGTAATTATGACAAATCGTTTATTATCTATTTACAGTTTTATAACCATTATATTGTTTAGTATAATAGTTAGTTTATCTCTGTTACAAGAAGAAGGTATATATGGTAACGCATTAATTGGTGCAGTATATGAAATATTATGGCTGCCACTTCTAATATCAATTACTGTACTGCCATTTATATGGGGACATTCACTATGGAAAAACAAAGTAGATAAACTAAAAGGATTAAGTTTTATAGGAGTATTCATCTTGCTATTTAGCAGTTTGTTTATCCTTTTTTAAATAATATAAAAGATGTCTTATTCTAATTAAATTAGAGTAAGGCATTTTTTTATGGATATATTATTGCTTTTTTAATGAAGTATTTTACCTGTTTATTTATCAAAAGGAAAGAGGAAAAAAGGAGAGTTGTTATATAAAAAATAGATAAATAATGAGTTTAAATAAGAGAAGGTCATTTAGCAATAAATGACCTTCTTTGTTTGATAAAACCATCATGTCGTTATTCTAATGTTAGGAATTAAGCAATAGAAATTTACGGGAAGAAAATGACTATTTCTTAAGTTGGGTTAATTTCTTACTACCCCATACTCCTACAGAAAGGAATAGTAGTGGTGTTAAGAAAGATAAAAGTTCAAAAGACTGTGTAAATATATAGGTATCGATACTCTTTATCAATAAAATCAGTCCGACGACAAATACTAAAAACAGTATTGTCCTGTAAAAATTTGCGCTTGAACGTTTCATTACGTGGTGTTTTTATAGTTAATAAAAATAAATATAGGGAATAAAAAAAGCCTGTCAAAATTTTGACAGGCTTTTCTATATTGTTGATATTTAATCTTATAAGTGAATAACTTCACCGTAAGCTTCAGCAACAGCTTCCATCACTGCTTCACTCATTGTAGGGTGAGGGTGAACCGCTTTCAAAATTTCGTATCCTGTAGTTTCTAATTTACGTGCTACAACTGCTTCAGCAATCATATCAGTAACACCAGCTCCGATCATATGACAACCTAACCACTCTCCGTATTTAGCATCAAAGATAACTTTTACGAATCCGTCAGGAGTACCAGCAGCTTTTGCTTTACCAGAAGCAGAGAATGGGAATTTACCAACTTTGATATCATAACCAGCTTCTTTAGCTTTTTTCTCAGTCATACCAACAGAAGCAATCTCAGGAGTAGCGTAAGTACATCCAGGGATATTTCCGTAGTCTAATGGTTCAACGTGGTGACCAGCAATTTTCTCAACACATAAGATTCCTTCAGCAGAAGCAACGTGTGCTAACGCTTGTCCAGGAACAACGTCTCCAATTGCATAGTATCCAGGGATATTAGTTTGGTAGAAATCGTTTACTAAGATTTTATCTCTATCAGTAGCGATACCAACTTCTTCTAATCCGATGTTTTCAATGTTAGATTTGATACCAACAGCAGATAATACGATGTCTGCTTCAATGATTTCTTCTCCTTTAGCTGTTTTCACAGTAGCTTTTACTCCTTCACCAGTAGTATCAACTTTTTCTACAGAAGCGTTAGTCATAATTTTGATACCTGCTTTTTTCAAAGAACGCTCAAATTGTTTAGAGATATCTTCGTCTTCAACAGGAACAATATTTGGCATAAACTCTACAATAGTTACATCAGTACCCATTGCATTGTAGAAGTAAGCAAATTCAACTCCAATTGCACCAGAACCAACAACAATCATTTTCTTAGGTTGTTGAGGTAAAGTCATTGCTTGGCGGTATCCAATTACTTTTTTACCATCTTGTGGTAAGTTAGGTAATTCTCTTGAACGCGCACCAGTAGCGATGATAATATGATCAGCAGATATTTCAGTTACGTTACCATCTTTATCAGTTACGTCAACTTTTTTACCAGCTTTTACTTTTCCGAATCCATCGATGATTTCGATTTTATTCTTTTTCATTAAGAATTGAACTCCTTTGCTCATTCCTTCTGCAACATTACGAGAACGTGCAACAACAGCA contains these protein-coding regions:
- a CDS encoding protein-disulfide reductase DsbD family protein, with the translated sequence MRKLAYLLLFLVSFVSMQAQIANPAKWQTKIEKKSDTEYTITWDGIIQEGWHMYSQHTPDGGPLPTEFIYNNQEGNYELVGAAKESETKTTFNDIFDVDETYFVGPVKLVQDIKLTNQDTPNVQVELAYQVCEEVCISQSNLFVFDLKTLTSVEVKNFEEYATKTSATDSKDSATSETDGAVVTNKKEEKRGLFTIFILAFFSGFAALLTPCVFPMIPMTVSFFTKQSKTRAKGIKNAIIYGLSIIFIYVILGTIVTAIFGADSLNALSTNVYFNVIFFLLLVVFATSFLGAFEIMLPNSWANKVDSQADRGGIIGILFMALALAIVSFSCTGPIVGTLLVEAASKGGIAPIVGMLGFSLALALPFMLFAMFPGWLNSMPRSGGWLNTVKVSLGFLELALAFKFLSNADLVLQAHWLEREVFLAIWIAIFGAWALYLLGKIKLPHDSPTDSISVGRLFMALLVTTFTIYLVPGLWGAPLKIISGFPPPMTYSESPYGVGGKGGSAGGDAVGVLPDGAKLGAHDIVAFTDYEKGVAYAQSVNKPILLDFTGFACVNCRKMEDYVWSDPSVLSILKNEVVLISLYVDDKKELPENEQYISETTGNKIKTIGNKWSDFQMKNYHANAQPYYIILDSKENRLTEAVGYTPDVDDYKAWLESGVQKVK
- a CDS encoding DUF2911 domain-containing protein; the protein is MKRSLVAIAFGLFALCTNAQVHTPPTSTKSEIHQVVGLTDVNIDYSRPNMRGRLVFGDLVPYGRLWRTGANMNTVVTFGNDVVIGGKTLKKGSYALYSIPKVEEWEIIFYADTNNWGLPEKWDESKVALSTKVKAIGSDRKFETLTIAVNNVNIDYADLEIMWEKVIVPIRFTVPTDQLAMETIEETFSGPKVVDYYAAAEYYYLTGKDLKKALEWVDAAIQKSGDKVPYYFVRLKSQIQAKSGDKVAAVETAKLALALAEKANNLDYIKINKDAIKEWSK
- the purB gene encoding adenylosuccinate lyase — translated: MLTELNAISPIDGRYRNKTVGLANYFSEEALIKYRVLVEVEYFIALCEHNVPQLAGVSSDVFPELRKLYQEFSTEDALWIKEIEKTTNHDVKAVEYFIKNAFDQLKLEEYKEFIHFGLTSQDINNTAIPLMTKEAFHDVYMPLFVKVVNKLKELSVEWKDVPMLARTHGQPASPTRLGKEFDVFVVRLEEQLRLLNNVPFAAKFGGATGNFNAHNVAYPGHDWKQFGTDFVELTLGLKHSFPTTQIEHYDHFAAFFDALKRINTIIMDLDRDVWTYVSMEYFKQKIKAGEIGSSAMPHKVNPIDFENSEGNLGIANAIFEHLSAKLPLSRLQRDLTDSTVLRNIGVPLGHTLIAFESTLKGLNKLLLNAEKFEQDLENNWAVVAEAIQTILRREAYPNPYEALKDLTRTNAVINKESIHNFIETLAVSEDIKNELKNITPSNYLGI
- the lpdA gene encoding dihydrolipoyl dehydrogenase, encoding MKFDIIVLGSGPGGYVTAIRASQLGFKVAVVEKENLGGICLNWGCIPTKALLKSAQVFEYLKHASDYGLTINGEVDKDFNAVVARSRNVAEGMSKGVQFLMKKNKIEIIDGFGKVKAGKKVDVTDKDGNVTEISADHIIIATGARSRELPNLPQDGKKVIGYRQAMTLPQQPKKMIVVGSGAIGVEFAYFYNAMGTDVTIVEFMPNIVPVEDEDISKQFERSLKKAGIKIMTNASVEKVDTTGEGVKATVKTAKGEEIIEADIVLSAVGIKSNIENIGLEEVGIATDRDKILVNDFYQTNIPGYYAIGDVVPGQALAHVASAEGILCVEKIAGHHVEPLDYGNIPGCTYATPEIASVGMTEKKAKEAGYDIKVGKFPFSASGKAKAAGTPDGFVKVIFDAKYGEWLGCHMIGAGVTDMIAEAVVARKLETTGYEILKAVHPHPTMSEAVMEAVAEAYGEVIHL